A window from Elusimicrobiota bacterium encodes these proteins:
- a CDS encoding sigma-70 family RNA polymerase sigma factor, whose translation MDRSKDNLKNEDFRLVEAFKNNDQQAFEQLVSKYKSNVFKTIYSVIGNQQEADDIAQEVFLKVYSYLGSFKFQSALSTWLYRITYNETIDYIKKHKNRFVSLDKEINEGEVLTVGDLLHDTGLSVENQMLVKEVQSRVRSTISSLPKKYDMVLTMVDLNNLSYNEAAEIMNISVNKLKVWLFRAHKMLMNKIGGL comes from the coding sequence ATGGATAGAAGCAAAGATAACTTGAAGAACGAGGATTTTAGGCTGGTAGAAGCATTCAAAAACAATGACCAGCAGGCGTTTGAGCAATTGGTTTCCAAATATAAGTCAAATGTGTTTAAAACTATATATTCGGTTATCGGCAATCAGCAGGAAGCGGACGATATTGCACAGGAAGTTTTCTTAAAAGTTTATTCTTATCTCGGCTCTTTCAAATTCCAGTCCGCTTTAAGCACCTGGCTTTACAGGATTACTTATAACGAAACGATTGATTACATAAAAAAACACAAAAACCGGTTCGTTTCGCTGGATAAGGAAATAAATGAGGGCGAGGTTTTAACAGTCGGCGATCTTTTGCATGACACCGGGCTGAGCGTTGAAAACCAGATGCTGGTAAAAGAAGTCCAGTCCAGAGTCCGAAGTACCATAAGCTCTTTGCCAAAAAAATACGACATGGTTTTAACAATGGTGGATTTAAACAATTTGTCTTATAACGAAGCGGCCGAAATTATGAATATCTCGGTAAATAAATTAAAAGTTTGGCTTTTCCGGGCGCACAAAATGCTTATGAACAAAATAGGTGGCTTATGA